From Paenibacillus sp. PL2-23:
CGGATGTCATGATGCCGGGCATGTCCGGCTATGAGCTGACCAAGCGCATTAGAGAGCGGTTCTCGATGTCCGAGCTGCCCGTCCTGCTGCTAACCGCACGCAGCCAGCTGACGGACACATACACCGGCTTCTCCTCCGGAGCTAACGATTATGTAACGAAGCCGGTCGACGCCTTAGAGCTTCAATATCGCATCTGGTCGCTGACCATGCTGAAGAAATCCGTTGACGAAGGCTTGCGTATGGAGGCCGCGTCGTTGCAGGCCCAGATTCAGCCGCATTTCCTCTTCAACGCCCTGAATTCCATTCTGGCGCTAAGCAGCGTGGACCTGGAGCGAATGAACAAGCTGGGCGAGGCCTTCACCTCCTACCTGCGAATCAGCTATCAATTCATCAGCGCGGGCAAGCTTGTGCGGCTATCCCAGGAGCTGGAGCTTGTTGATGCTTATCTGTATATAGAGAAGGAACGGTTTGAGGACAGGCTGTCTATTGTGTGGGATGCGGATCGGGACCTGCAGCTGCTCATTCCCCCGCTGACCATCCAGCCACTGGTCGAGAATGCCGTCAAGCATGGTGCTGTCAGCCGCGCCAAAGGCGGCACCGTCACCATCCGAATAACGGTGGAGGAAGGCTGTGCGCTTATTGAGGTTCGTGATAATGGAGCTGGCATTCCAGCAGAGAAGCTTCATTCCCTACTGCTGGTCCCTTCCGCAGGCCAGGGCAGCGTCGGCCTATACAATACGAATCGACGACTGAAGCAAATCTACGGACAGGGGCTGCGAATCGCAAGCAAGCCTGGCGAAGGCACGACCGTCTCCTTTATCATTCCGATGCGGCGTGAGGCGATTGATCCTTATTAGACTGTTTCGCTATTGCTGCAGAGGAGTTGCTTCACGAAAAGCATCGATGCTATAATGTATATCGTTGCGCGCCCGTAGCTCAGCAGGATAGAGCGACAGTTTCCTAAACTGCAGGTCGTACGTTCGAATCGTATCGGGCGCGCCATACTTATACTTCGACACATTGACCCGCTATTTCTTACGAATAGCGGGTTTATTTGTACACTGGTTGGAGAAATGGGGAGGCCTACAAAATTGCAAAAAGTAATCCCTGCATTTCGCATAACGGATTATGAAAGAAGTAAGTCGTTCTATGTGGAGGGATTGGGCTTCCATGTGGACTGGGAACATCGATTTGAACCGAATTTCCCTGTTTTTGTTCAAATCACCAAAGATCACATGACTATTTATTTGACGGAGCATGCTGGAGACTGTCAGGTCGGTGGATTAATCCATTTATTCGTCCCCCATGTGGATAGCTGGTACAACGAATTATTGAGCAAACACGAGATCCTTGTCATTGAGCCTCCCCACGAAGATCTTGAAGGACTTCGCATGATGACAATCACTGATCCTGATGGAAATCAATTACGAATTTGTACACGTCTATAACCGCAACGCGATCGCTAGCGCTTCTGAAGGTGAGGCTCAGGACTTTTCGGCTGATATCATCAGAAACATGGGCCTTCGCCATTCATCCTTCATTTCAGGAATGTTGTGCAGCATTTCCTCTGAAGGAACAGGTTCCTTCACCGCTCTAATGCTGAAGCCAGCGTCGATTAAATGATTTATGTACGTTGATAATGTTCGGTGATATTTAATCACGTTGTCCACTAGAAATGATGTTTCACGAACCCCCTCATTCTGGTAGGAGTCGACCGCCCAGTGCAGCCGATTATTGTAATCATCGTAATACCAATCTTGTTCGGCTCGGCAAGTAAAAATGGGATGTTCAACGGAAAATACAAATGCCCCTTTAGCTTTCAGGCAAGTATATACCTTATGGCAGATGGCTTCAAAAGACTCGATATAATGAAAGGCTAATGAACTGATCACCACGTCAAATTGCGCTTCTGTGAAATGAATGTCTTCAATCGGCATTTTAATAAAAGTAATCATAGG
This genomic window contains:
- a CDS encoding glyoxalase superfamily protein; translated protein: MQKVIPAFRITDYERSKSFYVEGLGFHVDWEHRFEPNFPVFVQITKDHMTIYLTEHAGDCQVGGLIHLFVPHVDSWYNELLSKHEILVIEPPHEDLEGLRMMTITDPDGNQLRICTRL
- a CDS encoding class I SAM-dependent methyltransferase, producing the protein MKQNKYDDVNFYSAYKKMPRSVKGLEAAGEWHVLQALLPELQNKSVLDLGCGFGWHCRYAREQQASSVVGVDLSERMLQKARELTDDPMITFIKMPIEDIHFTEAQFDVVISSLAFHYIESFEAICHKVYTCLKAKGAFVFSVEHPIFTCRAEQDWYYDDYNNRLHWAVDSYQNEGVRETSFLVDNVIKYHRTLSTYINHLIDAGFSIRAVKEPVPSEEMLHNIPEMKDEWRRPMFLMISAEKS